One genomic segment of Chloroflexota bacterium includes these proteins:
- a CDS encoding response regulator transcription factor — protein sequence MTPPIRLLLVDDQRLMRDGLRTILELEGDLQVVGEAENGQAGLDAYEEFAPDVVLMDIRMPGMDGVEATRRMIERWPEARVIILTTFDDNEYIFEGLRAGALGYLLKDVSGSELAEAIRKVAAGGALIEPSVARKVLAEFARLEPAARPLNTSIPDPLSEREIEVLELLGQGLSNKQIAAKLYLAEGTVKNYISNIFNKLGVSDRTQAALRARELGVL from the coding sequence ATGACACCCCCGATCCGTTTGCTGCTTGTGGATGATCAACGCCTGATGCGCGACGGCTTGCGTACAATTCTCGAACTTGAAGGCGATTTACAGGTGGTTGGCGAGGCCGAAAACGGTCAGGCCGGGCTGGATGCCTATGAGGAATTTGCCCCCGATGTGGTGCTGATGGACATCCGTATGCCCGGCATGGATGGCGTGGAAGCCACCCGCCGCATGATCGAGCGCTGGCCTGAAGCGCGCGTGATTATTCTGACTACCTTTGATGATAACGAATATATCTTCGAGGGATTACGCGCCGGGGCGTTGGGCTATTTGCTTAAAGATGTCTCTGGCAGCGAATTAGCGGAGGCCATCCGCAAGGTTGCTGCTGGAGGCGCGCTGATTGAGCCCTCGGTGGCTCGCAAAGTTCTCGCCGAATTCGCCCGCCTGGAACCCGCCGCGCGCCCGCTCAATACCAGTATCCCCGATCCGCTCTCGGAACGCGAGATTGAAGTGCTTGAATTGCTGGGGCAAGGTCTCTCGAATAAGCAAATTGCCGCCAAGCTCTATCTCGCCGAGGGGACGGTGAAAAACTATATTAGCAATATTTTCAACAAGTTGGGGGTTTCTGATCGCACGCAAGCCGCGTTACGGGCGCGTGAATTAGGGGTGTTGTAA